One window from the genome of Alkalihalobacillus sp. LMS6 encodes:
- a CDS encoding CheB methylesterase domain-containing protein, producing the protein MKTEMSGATANSSELVVVIGCSTGGPSALQRVFEQFPHTFPYPIVVAQHMPAHFTALLASRLNERFPFTIKEAQHGERLKNSTIYISPGGQQTMLIKKMNGAYIKIVEPQTGDLYHPSINDLFASTVWFKKKVLIILSGMGNDGSASLARVKESGSCVIVVESVESAVIAGMPNAAQKTGYVDEVLTSEEIGKWIISKGAFL; encoded by the coding sequence ATGAAAACTGAAATGAGTGGGGCTACAGCGAATTCAAGCGAGCTTGTTGTCGTAATTGGTTGTTCTACAGGTGGACCGAGTGCTTTACAACGCGTATTTGAACAATTTCCACATACGTTTCCTTATCCAATTGTTGTCGCCCAACATATGCCAGCCCACTTTACAGCTTTGCTTGCCAGTCGTTTAAATGAGCGTTTCCCATTTACAATCAAAGAAGCTCAACACGGGGAACGTTTAAAGAATAGCACGATTTATATTAGTCCTGGTGGTCAGCAAACGATGCTAATAAAAAAAATGAATGGCGCCTATATAAAGATTGTTGAGCCTCAAACAGGTGATCTTTATCATCCGTCAATTAATGACTTATTTGCTTCCACCGTATGGTTTAAGAAAAAAGTGCTTATTATTTTGTCAGGCATGGGAAATGACGGATCAGCGTCGTTAGCTCGTGTAAAGGAATCGGGATCATGTGTCATTGTTGTCGAATCCGTTGAAAGTGCAGTAATAGCTGGAATGCCAAATGCCGCACAAAAAACCGGTTATGTAGACGAGGTGTTGACGAGTGAGGAAATTGGAAAATGGATTATTTCGAAAGGAGCGTTCTTGTGA
- the flhA gene encoding flagellar biosynthesis protein FlhA — MKAKDLSILVGVILIIVMLIIPLPPFILDVLIIFNISLSLLILLVALNTKNALQFSVFPTMLLLVTLFRLGLSVSTTRSILGEAHAGNVIETFGSFVIGGNAVVGFVVFLILVIIQFLVITKGAERVSEVGARFTLDAMPGKQMSIDADLNAGLISDREAKARREKIENEADFYGSMDGASKFVKGDAIASIIIVIINLVFGLVIGMMQMGMDLSTAASTYTLLTVGDGLVTQIPALLISTATGVIVTKAASEGNLGNDLTKQLLAYPKLLYVTAATIFLLGITTPITKVVTFSIAGLLAFAGYRLSQAHDEEEELAEKLNDHVPEPVEPTGPESVLGLIKMDPIEFEFGYGLIPLADANQGGDLLDRVVMIRKQMALELGTMIPVIRIRDNLSLEPNAYTVKIKGDLVAKGEILLDHYMAMSTGIEDESINGIPTVEPAFGLEAIWITEDVKDDAELSGYTVVDPPTVISTHLTELLKTYAYELLGREETKALIEHIKETYPTLVEEVTPSPLTIGDIQKVLKNLLREQLSIRNLPIIFETLADYGSRTKDMDIVTEYVRQSLSRQISEQLTDENRKLSVITLASDVEKRLVDAVGQNENGSFLALAPADSQAILQQTATETTKLAEMGQQAIILCSPAVRMYMRQLIERYLPQVPVISYNELDSSVEVQSVGVVRLQ, encoded by the coding sequence GTGAAAGCAAAAGATCTTAGTATACTTGTAGGTGTGATATTAATTATTGTCATGCTTATCATTCCGCTCCCTCCATTTATCTTAGATGTACTCATTATCTTTAATATCTCGTTATCTTTGCTTATTTTATTAGTCGCTTTAAATACGAAAAATGCTTTACAATTTTCTGTATTTCCAACGATGCTCTTGCTTGTCACACTCTTTCGACTTGGACTAAGCGTCTCGACAACACGCTCCATTTTAGGGGAAGCTCACGCAGGAAACGTGATTGAAACGTTCGGAAGTTTTGTAATCGGCGGGAATGCGGTTGTAGGTTTTGTCGTCTTTTTAATTCTCGTTATTATTCAATTTCTTGTTATTACAAAAGGAGCAGAGCGTGTATCAGAAGTAGGGGCGCGATTTACTCTTGATGCGATGCCAGGGAAACAGATGAGTATTGATGCTGATTTGAACGCAGGATTAATCTCCGATCGTGAGGCAAAAGCGCGACGCGAAAAAATTGAAAATGAAGCTGACTTTTATGGTTCGATGGATGGTGCGAGTAAATTTGTAAAGGGAGATGCCATTGCGAGCATCATCATTGTTATTATTAATCTAGTCTTTGGACTGGTTATCGGCATGATGCAAATGGGAATGGATTTATCGACCGCTGCAAGTACGTATACGCTTTTGACAGTTGGAGATGGTCTTGTCACGCAAATACCAGCGCTCTTAATCTCTACAGCAACAGGTGTCATTGTAACAAAAGCTGCATCGGAAGGAAATTTAGGGAATGATTTAACGAAACAGCTACTTGCTTATCCAAAGCTTCTTTATGTGACCGCAGCAACGATTTTCTTATTAGGAATTACGACGCCGATTACAAAGGTTGTGACGTTTTCAATTGCAGGTTTATTAGCATTTGCTGGATACCGATTATCACAAGCCCATGATGAAGAAGAAGAGCTTGCGGAAAAATTAAACGATCACGTGCCGGAACCAGTTGAACCTACTGGCCCAGAATCCGTGTTGGGCTTAATAAAGATGGATCCGATCGAATTTGAATTCGGGTATGGACTCATTCCTCTTGCAGATGCCAATCAAGGCGGCGATTTGCTTGATCGTGTTGTGATGATTCGTAAGCAAATGGCGCTTGAACTAGGAACGATGATTCCGGTTATTCGCATTCGAGATAATCTTTCATTAGAGCCGAATGCATACACAGTTAAGATCAAGGGCGATCTTGTTGCGAAAGGGGAGATTTTGCTCGATCACTACATGGCGATGAGCACTGGAATAGAAGATGAATCGATAAACGGCATTCCAACGGTAGAACCGGCATTTGGTCTTGAAGCAATCTGGATAACAGAAGACGTTAAAGATGATGCTGAGCTTTCTGGTTACACCGTTGTTGACCCGCCAACGGTTATCTCAACTCACTTAACAGAACTATTAAAAACATATGCGTACGAGCTTTTAGGTCGAGAAGAAACAAAAGCGTTAATCGAGCACATCAAAGAAACGTATCCAACCCTTGTCGAAGAGGTGACGCCTTCACCGTTAACAATTGGTGACATTCAAAAAGTACTAAAGAATTTATTGCGAGAGCAACTGTCGATTCGTAATCTACCAATTATATTTGAAACGTTAGCAGATTATGGCTCACGTACAAAAGATATGGATATCGTGACTGAGTATGTTCGACAATCGCTGTCTCGACAAATTTCGGAACAATTAACCGATGAAAATCGGAAACTCTCCGTTATTACGTTAGCAAGCGACGTTGAAAAACGACTTGTTGATGCGGTTGGACAAAATGAAAATGGAAGTTTCTTAGCTTTAGCACCAGCAGATTCACAGGCCATTTTGCAGCAAACGGCGACTGAAACAACAAAGCTTGCGGAAATGGGGCAACAAGCCATTATTTTATGTTCACCGGCTGTTCGCATGTATATGCGACAACTTATTGAGCGCTATTTACCTCAAGTACCAGTTATTTCATACAATGAACTGGACTCAAGTGTTGAGGTGCAGAGTGTTGGGGTGGTGAGATTACAATGA
- the flhB gene encoding flagellar biosynthesis protein FlhB, with product MKRRLEMNLQWFADEKTEKATPKKRQDSRKKGQVPKSQDVNTALMLFIAFIVLWLFAGPSVFKGLQGMMSDMFSRFLHLQVTESTTASLFRELTWHMAIIVLPIMAITVFAGAFGSFLQVGSLFTTDPLKLKLEKLDPIKGAKRIFSARALVELAKSILKIVFVGSAVVIVLYLNIEEVLTLSQKNIEVSAVTVGELAMLMGIVASILLLILAIPDYLYQRYDHEKQIRMSKKDIRDEHKTSEGDPKIRARRKQKQLEMSMSRLAQEVPKADVIITNPTHFAVAIAYDQTKADAPYVLAKGMDYAAERIKSIAKDHDIPMVENVWLARSMYAQLNVNDQVNEEMFQAVAEVLAYVYQLNGAH from the coding sequence ATGAAACGTAGACTAGAGATGAATTTACAGTGGTTTGCTGATGAGAAAACGGAAAAGGCTACGCCTAAAAAACGTCAAGATTCACGAAAAAAAGGCCAAGTACCGAAGAGTCAAGACGTAAATACGGCACTTATGCTATTCATTGCATTTATCGTCCTATGGTTATTCGCTGGACCAAGTGTGTTTAAAGGGCTGCAAGGCATGATGTCCGATATGTTTTCCCGTTTTCTTCATTTACAAGTTACGGAAAGCACGACAGCAAGTTTATTTCGTGAACTAACATGGCATATGGCCATTATCGTGCTGCCGATCATGGCTATCACTGTGTTCGCTGGTGCGTTTGGAAGCTTTTTACAAGTCGGTTCACTTTTTACAACGGATCCTTTGAAATTAAAGCTAGAAAAGCTCGATCCGATAAAAGGAGCAAAGCGGATTTTTTCTGCTCGTGCTTTAGTTGAGTTAGCGAAGTCAATCTTAAAAATCGTTTTCGTGGGCTCCGCTGTTGTCATTGTGCTTTATCTTAATATAGAAGAAGTCTTAACATTATCGCAAAAGAATATTGAAGTAAGTGCCGTTACGGTCGGTGAGCTTGCTATGCTTATGGGCATTGTGGCTTCGATTCTATTATTAATTTTGGCGATACCTGATTATCTTTACCAACGTTATGACCATGAGAAACAAATTCGAATGTCAAAAAAAGACATTCGTGATGAGCACAAAACGAGTGAAGGGGATCCGAAAATTCGAGCAAGAAGAAAGCAGAAACAGCTCGAAATGTCGATGTCCCGCTTGGCGCAGGAAGTACCAAAAGCAGATGTGATTATTACGAATCCAACTCACTTTGCCGTTGCAATTGCTTACGATCAAACGAAGGCTGACGCGCCTTATGTTTTAGCGAAAGGAATGGACTATGCTGCAGAGCGAATTAAATCGATTGCGAAAGATCATGACATTCCGATGGTAGAAAATGTTTGGCTCGCTCGTTCTATGTATGCGCAGCTAAATGTAAACGACCAAGTTAATGAAGAAATGTTTCAAGCTGTTGCAGAGGTTCTCGCTTACGTGTATCAATTAAACGGCGCTCATTAA
- the fliR gene encoding flagellar biosynthetic protein FliR — translation MESFIQVYPAFLLVFIRIASFFIVLPLYNYRTIPMPFKIGVAGVVALLLVFSIDFPAITIDGFYALLIIKEALLGVLTGLVAMMLLYAVQIAGGLIDFHMGFMLANVVDPQTGAQSPLTGSYLYIFALLYLLLIDGHHLLLDGAVYSFQFVPIDQLFLPLSSASVIEHVAMLMGFLFAFGISMAFPVVGSLFLVDIALGIVSRTVPQMNVFVVGLPIKLIAGLIILFIYIGVFFMSMNYLFKEMILAMRTLLELFGETI, via the coding sequence ATGGAGTCGTTTATTCAAGTTTATCCAGCTTTTTTACTCGTTTTTATTCGGATTGCATCGTTTTTTATTGTGCTACCTCTATACAATTATCGAACAATTCCAATGCCGTTTAAAATCGGTGTAGCAGGAGTGGTGGCGCTGTTGCTTGTTTTCTCAATTGACTTTCCCGCCATAACGATTGATGGCTTCTATGCGCTATTAATTATAAAAGAGGCCCTTCTTGGCGTGCTGACCGGGTTAGTGGCAATGATGTTGCTGTATGCTGTTCAAATTGCAGGGGGATTAATTGATTTCCATATGGGGTTTATGCTTGCAAATGTTGTTGATCCACAAACAGGTGCACAAAGCCCGTTAACAGGTAGTTATCTATATATATTCGCACTTTTATATTTACTCTTAATTGACGGCCATCACTTATTACTAGATGGAGCCGTCTATAGTTTTCAATTTGTACCGATTGACCAATTATTTTTACCACTATCATCAGCGTCTGTTATTGAGCATGTTGCCATGTTAATGGGGTTTTTATTTGCTTTTGGCATATCAATGGCTTTTCCTGTTGTTGGTTCACTGTTTCTAGTTGACATTGCATTAGGTATTGTGTCGAGAACGGTTCCGCAAATGAATGTGTTTGTTGTCGGTTTGCCTATTAAGTTAATTGCAGGATTAATCATTCTCTTTATCTATATCGGCGTTTTCTTCATGAGTATGAACTATTTATTTAAAGAAATGATTTTAGCAATGCGAACGTTGCTAGAACTGTTTGGAGAAACCATATGA
- the fliQ gene encoding flagellar biosynthesis protein FliQ, protein MSLETVTNLAQSGVWTVLLVAGPLLLIALILGLVVSIFQATTQIQEQTLAFIPKIVGVLVGLVILGPWMLSQLTEMTYSIYSNLFRYIG, encoded by the coding sequence ATGAGTCTTGAAACGGTAACAAATCTTGCTCAAAGTGGTGTTTGGACCGTACTACTTGTTGCGGGCCCTTTATTATTGATTGCCTTAATTTTAGGTTTAGTCGTAAGTATTTTTCAAGCGACCACACAAATTCAAGAACAAACGCTTGCATTTATACCGAAAATCGTTGGCGTACTCGTTGGGTTGGTTATTCTTGGCCCGTGGATGTTATCGCAACTTACAGAGATGACCTACAGCATTTATAGCAATTTGTTTAGGTATATTGGCTAG
- the fliP gene encoding flagellar type III secretion system pore protein FliP (The bacterial flagellar biogenesis protein FliP forms a type III secretion system (T3SS)-type pore required for flagellar assembly.), whose product MIDGIVLSFLSVDFSNEGTIATTLQIVLLITILSIAPGILILMTCFTRIIIVLSFVRQGLATQTTPPNQVLIGLALFMTFFIMAPVIQDVYETAYVPLTEGELTGEEALDTAIVPIKEFMAQHTREKDLALFMGYGGYDQPETLEDVPITALIPAFAISELKTAFQIGFLIFIPFLVIDMIVASVLMSMGMMMLPPVMIALPFKILLFVLVDGWYLVVQSLLISYQ is encoded by the coding sequence ATGATTGATGGAATTGTCCTATCTTTTTTGTCGGTTGATTTTTCAAATGAAGGAACGATTGCAACAACGTTACAGATCGTATTGCTTATTACGATTTTGTCGATTGCTCCAGGTATTCTTATTTTAATGACTTGTTTTACAAGAATTATTATTGTGTTGTCTTTTGTTCGTCAAGGATTAGCAACTCAGACAACACCCCCTAATCAGGTTTTGATTGGGTTAGCGCTTTTTATGACATTTTTTATTATGGCTCCTGTGATACAAGATGTGTATGAAACGGCCTATGTTCCCTTAACAGAGGGAGAGTTAACAGGTGAAGAAGCGCTAGATACAGCCATTGTACCGATAAAAGAATTTATGGCACAGCATACCCGTGAAAAAGATTTGGCATTATTTATGGGCTATGGAGGGTACGATCAACCTGAAACATTGGAAGATGTGCCGATAACCGCGTTAATTCCAGCCTTTGCGATTAGTGAGCTCAAAACAGCGTTTCAAATTGGTTTCTTAATTTTTATTCCTTTTCTTGTGATCGATATGATCGTTGCTAGTGTATTAATGTCGATGGGGATGATGATGCTGCCACCAGTTATGATTGCCTTGCCGTTTAAAATTCTTTTATTTGTTCTCGTGGATGGCTGGTATCTTGTTGTTCAAAGTTTACTCATTAGCTACCAATAG
- a CDS encoding flagellar biosynthetic protein FliO produces MRFQKQSVKVLIFVVVVLCFALAEHEHVFAKDCSVQEAMVAEDCSTSTTEEENQDGVVTTESPWLSGLKMIGALLVVIVLLLTILKFINKRSRSFQESKGLSLLSGVSLGGNRSIQLIKVGEKLLVVGVSEQVQLLDTIEDPEEIEAILKKHQPDINQSGINHVLPWFRSNEKKRQVPVSFQDILATRLHISEQGLDKASRIGSKGPKSP; encoded by the coding sequence ATGCGATTTCAAAAGCAATCGGTTAAGGTTCTTATATTTGTAGTAGTCGTGCTTTGCTTTGCCCTGGCAGAGCATGAGCACGTCTTTGCGAAAGATTGTAGCGTGCAAGAAGCTATGGTCGCAGAAGACTGCTCGACCTCTACGACTGAAGAAGAAAATCAAGATGGTGTTGTGACGACGGAGTCTCCTTGGCTAAGTGGCTTAAAAATGATCGGAGCACTCTTAGTCGTAATCGTTCTTTTGCTCACGATTTTAAAATTTATTAATAAGCGATCTCGTTCGTTTCAAGAGTCAAAAGGGTTGTCGCTGCTATCAGGAGTTTCATTAGGAGGGAATCGATCGATTCAACTCATTAAAGTGGGGGAAAAGCTGCTCGTTGTTGGCGTAAGTGAACAAGTGCAGTTATTAGATACGATTGAAGACCCTGAAGAGATTGAAGCTATTTTGAAAAAGCATCAGCCTGATATAAATCAAAGCGGAATCAATCATGTATTACCGTGGTTTCGTTCAAATGAAAAGAAACGGCAAGTTCCGGTATCGTTCCAAGATATTTTAGCAACACGCTTACACATATCGGAACAAGGATTAGATAAAGCGTCTAGAATTGGTTCGAAAGGGCCGAAGTCTCCATGA
- a CDS encoding response regulator → MGKQILIVDDAAFMRMMLKDILEKNGYTVVAEANDGNEAFEKYKETSPDLVTMDITMPDKDGISALKEIKEYDPNAKVIMCSAMGQQAMVIDAIQAGAKDFIVKPFQAERVIDAISKAIG, encoded by the coding sequence ATGGGGAAACAAATTTTAATTGTAGATGACGCGGCTTTTATGAGAATGATGTTAAAAGATATTTTAGAAAAGAACGGGTACACGGTTGTGGCCGAAGCAAATGATGGCAACGAAGCATTTGAGAAATACAAAGAAACGTCACCTGATCTTGTAACGATGGATATTACGATGCCTGATAAAGATGGCATTAGCGCGCTTAAAGAGATCAAAGAGTATGATCCAAACGCCAAAGTCATTATGTGTTCAGCGATGGGACAGCAAGCGATGGTAATTGATGCGATTCAAGCAGGGGCAAAAGATTTTATTGTTAAACCGTTTCAAGCTGAACGAGTGATTGATGCGATTTCAAAAGCAATCGGTTAA
- the fliY gene encoding flagellar motor switch phosphatase FliY → MSEKPLSQDEINALLKGLKEEEPKTDTSLNDEVKIEDILTPMEQDTIGEIGNISFGSSATALSTLLNQKVDITTPTLSSINKATLNDLFPHPHVVVYVDYTEGFEGSNLFVITIKDAAIIADLMLGGSGENPNEELTEMHLSAVQEAMNQMMGSASTSMSTLFNRRVDISPPRVQIVDFKEKERPDYVPDGDHLIAISFSLKVGHLIDSKLLQIIGVPFGKSYAQALLGESQAPSSENDGVVEAKQVEREPSPVREESVNTSDRPAQSQRKAMTEKEHVVEKAIFSNFEKPSLPTSEMKNLDMLLDIPLEVKVELGRTKKTIQEILSISQGSIIELDKLAGEPVDVRVNDRLIAKGEVVVIDENFGVRITDIVSKKERINHLN, encoded by the coding sequence ATGAGTGAGAAACCTCTTTCTCAAGATGAAATAAATGCCCTCTTAAAAGGGTTAAAAGAAGAAGAGCCTAAAACGGATACTTCATTAAATGATGAAGTGAAGATTGAAGACATTTTAACGCCGATGGAACAAGATACAATTGGAGAAATTGGAAACATTTCGTTTGGCAGTTCAGCTACCGCTTTATCGACATTGTTAAATCAAAAAGTGGATATTACCACACCCACTTTGTCTTCCATAAACAAAGCAACGTTAAATGACTTATTTCCCCATCCCCATGTAGTCGTATATGTTGATTATACGGAAGGGTTTGAGGGTTCGAACTTATTTGTGATAACGATAAAAGATGCAGCGATTATCGCAGATCTCATGCTTGGAGGATCTGGTGAAAACCCGAACGAAGAATTAACTGAGATGCACTTAAGTGCGGTTCAAGAAGCGATGAATCAAATGATGGGTTCAGCATCAACATCAATGTCAACATTATTTAATCGTCGTGTAGATATTTCCCCACCTCGTGTTCAAATTGTTGATTTTAAAGAAAAAGAACGACCTGATTATGTACCTGATGGTGACCATCTTATTGCAATCTCATTTTCTTTAAAAGTAGGTCATTTAATCGATTCAAAGCTTCTGCAAATTATCGGAGTTCCTTTTGGCAAGAGCTATGCGCAAGCTTTACTTGGTGAATCACAAGCACCAAGCAGTGAAAATGACGGAGTAGTTGAAGCTAAGCAAGTTGAGCGAGAACCGTCACCAGTTCGTGAAGAAAGTGTAAACACGAGTGATCGACCTGCACAAAGTCAGCGAAAGGCTATGACGGAAAAAGAACATGTTGTCGAGAAAGCTATTTTTTCTAATTTTGAAAAGCCGAGTTTGCCAACTAGTGAGATGAAAAATCTCGATATGCTTCTCGATATTCCTCTGGAAGTAAAAGTGGAATTAGGTCGTACGAAGAAAACAATCCAAGAAATTTTAAGTATTTCTCAAGGGTCTATTATTGAATTGGACAAGTTAGCCGGAGAGCCGGTTGATGTACGGGTAAACGATCGTTTAATTGCAAAAGGTGAGGTTGTCGTCATTGATGAAAACTTTGGCGTACGCATTACTGATATCGTAAGTAAAAAAGAACGGATTAATCACTTAAATTAA
- the fliM gene encoding flagellar motor switch protein FliM, which translates to MADVLSQGEIDELLSALTTGEMNAEDLLKMEADKKVRTYDFKRALRFSKDQMRNLSRIHENYARILTTYFSARLRSLVQIQVASVEQVPYEEYIRSIPSMTFLNVVEPRPLEGRFLLETNPNIAYAMFDRVLGGRGTSINKIDNLTDIEKNILSGLFDSMVRSFAEAWTSVVKLEPVSETTEVNPHFLQMVSPNETVVVISLSTSIAETSGLMTICLPHVVLESVLPKLTNHHWFQEQRRTMSPEEEDVMNRQLKKTSIDVAVELGDADITIEEFLKLSEDDVIPLSQAITSALNINVGGALKFKGQPGLQRERMAIQVTEIVGGTEDE; encoded by the coding sequence ATGGCAGATGTATTGTCACAAGGGGAAATTGATGAGCTTCTTTCAGCATTAACAACAGGTGAAATGAATGCAGAAGATTTATTGAAAATGGAGGCCGATAAAAAAGTACGCACGTATGATTTTAAACGAGCATTGCGTTTTTCAAAGGATCAAATGAGAAACCTTTCACGTATTCATGAAAATTATGCGCGTATTTTAACGACTTATTTTTCGGCAAGGCTTCGGTCTCTCGTTCAAATTCAAGTTGCTTCCGTTGAACAAGTGCCTTATGAAGAGTACATTCGCTCGATTCCGTCGATGACGTTTTTAAATGTCGTTGAACCGAGGCCGCTTGAAGGTCGCTTTTTACTCGAAACCAATCCCAATATTGCGTATGCAATGTTTGATCGCGTACTCGGTGGTAGGGGGACGAGCATTAACAAAATTGATAACTTAACAGACATTGAAAAAAATATTCTTTCGGGTTTATTTGATTCAATGGTTCGTAGTTTTGCAGAGGCATGGACATCTGTTGTAAAGCTTGAACCTGTTTCAGAAACGACAGAGGTAAATCCTCATTTTTTACAAATGGTTTCACCAAATGAGACCGTTGTCGTCATTTCGTTGTCAACGAGCATTGCTGAAACGTCTGGACTAATGACGATTTGCTTGCCTCACGTTGTGTTAGAGAGCGTCTTACCGAAATTAACAAATCATCACTGGTTTCAAGAACAGCGCAGAACCATGTCTCCAGAAGAAGAGGACGTGATGAATCGACAGCTTAAAAAAACATCGATTGATGTCGCTGTGGAACTAGGGGATGCTGACATTACGATCGAGGAATTTTTGAAATTAAGTGAAGATGACGTTATCCCGTTAAGTCAAGCGATTACTTCCGCTTTAAACATTAATGTTGGCGGCGCGTTAAAGTTTAAAGGGCAACCGGGTTTACAGCGAGAACGAATGGCTATTCAAGTGACTGAAATTGTAGGAGGAACGGAAGATGAGTGA
- the fliL gene encoding flagellar basal body-associated protein FliL, with translation MKKRLLGVTLSLIIGAVLLIGGLYVLNIGPFEESTADAGTSIDEINKRSFDTEEMTTNLKSGEFIRAQFRIQLDEPQTLTELEKRDFQVKHVVLLALAEISADQLIGSEGIEELEEQIQTQLNQHLDSGRVEAVYTTTKVVQ, from the coding sequence ATGAAAAAACGACTTCTAGGAGTTACATTAAGTTTAATCATTGGTGCCGTCCTCTTAATTGGAGGACTGTACGTACTGAATATTGGTCCGTTTGAAGAATCTACAGCAGATGCGGGCACTTCCATTGACGAGATCAACAAGCGTTCGTTTGATACGGAAGAAATGACAACGAATTTAAAAAGTGGTGAGTTCATACGGGCACAATTTCGAATCCAGCTTGATGAGCCACAAACATTAACAGAGTTAGAAAAGCGAGATTTTCAAGTGAAACATGTCGTATTGCTCGCGCTTGCAGAGATTTCAGCAGATCAATTGATCGGTTCAGAAGGCATAGAAGAATTAGAAGAACAGATTCAAACACAATTAAACCAACACCTTGACTCAGGGCGTGTGGAGGCTGTGTATACCACGACTAAAGTTGTGCAATAA
- a CDS encoding flagellar FlbD family protein, giving the protein MISVTRLNGRSMLLNLLLIEHVEALPDTTITLVSGKKIIVADSLEDVGKAINQRMREIGLVGTYKQQELDKE; this is encoded by the coding sequence ATGATTTCGGTCACGCGATTAAATGGACGCTCCATGTTATTAAATCTATTGTTAATTGAACACGTTGAAGCGCTCCCTGATACAACGATAACACTTGTAAGTGGAAAGAAAATAATCGTTGCAGATTCGTTAGAAGACGTAGGCAAAGCGATTAATCAAAGAATGCGAGAGATCGGTCTCGTCGGGACATATAAACAGCAGGAGCTTGATAAGGAATGA
- the flgG gene encoding flagellar basal body rod protein FlgG: protein MIRSMYSGISGMKGFQTKLDVIGNNIANVNTHGFKKGRVMFEDLMSQQMQSPLAPGANQGGVNPQQVGTGSTVGAIDTVHGEGPAQSTGRSLDLMINGDGFFTVSSNGETYYTRAGNFYIDANNNIVNSSGAYLLNNAGNPIQVPADATDVTIDSAGNMNFIGSDAAGTALRLTTFANPDGLTKASGNLFAATAASGAPNFAAGNGAGTVQSGFLEMSNVDLTDEFTEMIVAQRGFQANSRVITTSDEILQEIVNLKR from the coding sequence ATGATTCGATCAATGTACTCTGGTATTTCAGGTATGAAAGGGTTCCAAACAAAATTAGATGTAATTGGAAACAATATTGCAAATGTAAACACACACGGATTTAAAAAAGGACGTGTCATGTTTGAAGATTTAATGAGTCAACAGATGCAGTCTCCTCTTGCTCCTGGAGCAAATCAAGGTGGGGTAAATCCACAACAGGTTGGGACTGGTTCAACTGTAGGCGCAATAGATACAGTTCACGGTGAAGGACCTGCTCAAAGTACAGGGCGCTCACTTGATTTAATGATAAATGGCGACGGGTTTTTTACAGTTTCTTCAAATGGTGAAACGTATTACACAAGGGCTGGGAATTTCTATATCGATGCAAATAACAATATTGTCAACAGCTCTGGCGCTTACTTGTTAAATAATGCTGGCAACCCAATTCAAGTTCCTGCAGATGCAACAGATGTGACAATTGATTCAGCGGGAAACATGAATTTTATCGGTTCTGACGCAGCTGGGACGGCACTACGATTAACAACATTTGCGAATCCTGATGGCCTAACAAAAGCAAGTGGTAATCTCTTTGCTGCTACAGCTGCATCTGGAGCGCCAAACTTTGCTGCTGGTAATGGTGCTGGTACAGTACAAAGTGGCTTTTTGGAAATGTCGAATGTGGATTTAACAGATGAATTTACAGAGATGATTGTTGCGCAAAGAGGGTTTCAAGCTAACTCACGAGTGATCACAACGTCAGATGAAATTTTACAAGAAATTGTGAATTTAAAAAGGTAG